Genomic segment of Plasmodium vinckei vinckei genome assembly, chromosome: PVVCY_10:
ttaaaaatatccaatttattttttcattttaggAATACACCATAGATTTAAATTTCAGTTTACTTGGTGGtggtaaaaaaaagaagaagaaagtttacaaaaaacccaaaaaagaaaaacataagaaaaaaaaagtaaaattagCAATATTAAAGTTTTACAAAGTCGGGGATGATGGAAAAGTATTTAGACTAAAAAAACAATGCAACAATTGTGTCCCTGGAACATTAATGGCTTCTCATTTTAATAGAGATTACTGTGGAAGATGCCACTTAAccattatgaaaaaataaacaattcCATTTAGTATGTAcgtgtaaatatattaattatacatataaagcATAAAActctttttaaaaagagtttttccttttttttttacctttAAGTACTATATATTCAATATAAGCATACATTCTAcgaattttcattaaaaaaactaaGACTTATGAATtaagaataatataatttatatctcTATAAAAGCGAttgctttttttaaacGATATGAATAgtgtatatattgtatTCTTCCCCATCATATActtgtatattttaatcaaaatatatgaaatcaATAATTTGGGGGGAGGCAATACAACTTAAATTGATGCTAAATAGCATAAATAACATATAAGTATACTGCGATGgcttatttaaaatattctataagttttatatacatgcaAAATGTGTGTGTAAATGTGGTAAAAATCAGAAAATAATCTATATTATGATTAATaatgttcattttttctttgtattttgatttttatgtatttgaaaaatggaAACAATGCGTAAAAATTGGGGCAGAGAAGAAAAATGTGCATAggaaatgaatataataacatatttatgtgataaataaaaattttttaatttatataatgttttttcAAGCTAATTGTttagcattttttatacgcaacaaaaatgacaatttcatgaaataatttatttaaataggaaactaaaaaatattggcAAAAAATTGCATAATCACATTGTCTGATTTAATGATAAGAGTGCGAAAAATAGAATAAAAATCGTCTTGGTTTTTgcatttataaaagaatGAAAATGTACTCATAAGAATAGTATACATGtaatgtttataaaaaaaataatatgtaataaaattattaaatttaatttatttttatacatatatattttatatatacatgttcatttttatataaaagttAAGGAAATTTTTGTAACCTTGTGAGTAATCATTTTGCTCTCgaaaaatggaataattattttaataataaattacttAATTTCGTGCATTAAAGCaaatacattatatattattcatacAGAAGatagatgaaaaaaatatattaaaataaaaaaagcgATTTGtacttataaaaaagaaaaataatgaacaaGAACCAAATTTGAAAACTTGAAAAGCAGTCGTAGTGAAACTGTTATCATTGATAGTTAATATAGCCACCAAGAAGGaccatataattttttcatagaTAGTACATGCGCGCATATAAAtcctatatatttttatgttttctCTCAATATAAATGGTACTAAATTCGAAGAGTTTGCTTTTATGGAAATTGGAATGACTTTACCCGAATATTGTAATTGTtagatatttattttaaaaaaatatgagaaaaaaacaaattaaagtATAAtgagttatatatattaacatataatgtatatcataataaatGACAGAATATTGGGTAAGTtcaaaaaaacattattgTGAGACGTGCAATTGCTGGCTATCAGgacataaattaaatataaaaaatcatgAAAAAAGTGCAAGACATATTGAAAACTTCCGAAAGCTGCTTAATGAATCATATAAAAGGAAAGAAGAAGAAACAAAAGaacaaaaatttattgaacaagagttaaaaaaattagaaaatattgaaaaacaatttcgttcaaatttaaataacaaTGGGGGTAATTCGATTAATCCGAGTAGTAATATAAGCACGCCAAAGCCTAATTTAAGTAAACCATATGATAATCGTAAAgctattaataataataaaatatatcatagaAGTTTCAATAAGAATTATAAAAGTAAcaatagtaataatttaaattcgACAGGGAGGTATAGCAGTAATTATAATTCTAGTAACACAAACACATGGGTATTAATGGTACATGAGCATACAGGATGCTtggtattttttaatatgctAACAAATGAAGTGAGTTATGAAAAGCCACAAAACTTtgtttatgaaaatatacaaGCATCTGAAAAGTTTACTGCTGAAAATGGGTggtttaaatattttgattataattcatatagtaattattattataacatatataaacaattaaGTATATGGGAATATTCTGAGAAAACGATAAGTAATTTGGctaattttatgaaaatttgCAACCAGAATGCGGGAGAAAATACGAATATAGTCAATCACGCAGAATATTTCGAAAATGTATCAAACATTTTAGGAGAAAATATTGTTGATAAGGAGAAGGGGGGGAAAAAAGTATCTATCCCGGTAAAACcaattattgaaaaaaaaaaaaaagagttgcataataataatttatcaaatgatattaataatacaacaagtaatataaaaatagatcAAATGTTTCAGTATGATTCTCACAATAAAAGCGCTAGCGAATATGGTGAAAATTGTGTGAGAAATgatgtaaaaaatgaagtggaagcagaaaataataatgaaacagatattgataaaaatataaaaagtgcAAATGAAGGTATACCAAATTTATTGCaacaaaatgatgaaagTTCAAAACCGGGTATGTGGGAAGTTGTTGAAAACGacgaaataaaaacaatttcagaagaaaatattgaaaacattttttataaaattaagacAAAAGAAGAATTAGAAAATGAGGAAATCAAAGAAATTGAGGataatttagaaaaagaatattCTAACTTTAACGAATtttatgttaaaaaaaaacaattagaAAACAAAGAACTATATTTAAGCCAagaatttaaatttgtaaacaaacctatatataaaaaagctattgataaaaatgacaaCAAGAAGGTCGATTTTGccaaaagaaatattaaacCAAAACaagccaaaaaaaaaattacatgaatagataaaatatattaattatggtagaatattataattttttaagttcttaaatatgtgtatactattcatacatattaatagatatatatttatgcatatttaagAAGTAAAAGTGTCTATTGGATGTATAATATGTACTTCTGTATATGCTATAAGTCGCGGTTTCATCTTGGGCATGTTCACTAATGCATTTATATCCAAGTaataatcatatttttatgtagtTTCCCTTTTTATGTCATTTTCTCAAATATAAACGCAACAAATGTGAAATGCCAAAATGTTCCacttttaaaatgttttattgcattattttttttattaaatatatttgtgtgtattgatattatgcatatttatatttccttTAACTTGTTTAAACTTATGCATATTTGTTGATTTTTAACTTgctatataaaataaactaaatgaacatataaaaatatattttcctttcaacatttataaaagaaatatacaTGTGGATGCCTAAATATCTAAGGAACCTGGCATCACGaggaagaaaaataaaaaaaaaacaaaaaatactgcatataaatattctaaaaaaaatagtgtaaaactaattattaaaaaaaacgtcgataagtataatattattatattatattagtaaatattcatatgtgaatataatttttaagcttaaaaaataaatgagaaaaaatgctatacacaaataaatataaaaattaaaaataaatacactatgtacataaattaaataaagagATACAGTTGtgtcatatatatagcacaaaaataattgcaataataataagcatgaataaataaaaacaatactcatcaatatataattaaaaataaaacaacaaattaacaaatttCACATGAAAGataaatcatttaaaaGCCGTGATTTATTATAGCGCAATAATTAGCCCAATGAAAATAGtgtaatgtatataaattatatatatattaatatgtaatgatatttatcatatatatatatataaagggAATGAATTTTGCTGTGACACAAAGATTATTTTTaccatataataaaacctGCTTTAGCTGCTtatgaaaaacaaaaacacATACGAATTTTGaatgatattatataaatatttttcatagaattaatatttagaaaaaaaattataatgctCATATGTTGAATTGCTGCTAATAGAAGTAGTAGCagtagtatatataaatataatttatacatgtttttatattaataaatttttccGATATAACCACAAAACATTATagtttttatcattttaacagtataatgtttttcaatattctctcagaaaatatatgagtatattaatatatatatgtacttAAGGGAAAGTCGATTCATTTCATTGATTATTTGAAGCGAGTCCTAAaagtgtatatataaatatttacatttattttcaatatttacCAAAATTTCTGTACTTAAGTATAGTTGCAAATTAAGACTCTACGGCATCAACGCACACACAAGCTCAAAATactttaataataataaatattattatttttttcgaaaaatataaacaaaatggaAGCTTTTGCAGAGATAGAAAATGCttataaagaaatagaagatgaaataataagaaGTGTTGATTCATTATGCGATGgtaattatttgaaaataaaagatgagGTAATTATGCCACTTATGAGTGATAGCTTAATtgagaaaataataatattgaacaggcatattaatgataataGTAACCCAGAggaatttgaaaaaaaagtaacaAATGAAAAGGTTATGCagataaatgataaattaatatatttattgtgtGATTATTACATTAATAAAGAAGATATTGATAacttaattaattttacaaCAAGTAACGAGAATTATTTTAGTGTATTACCACAAGCCAAAACAGCGAAATTAATAAGAAACATCGTTGAAAAGATATCTAAAAAGATTCGTAACATTAGCActttatacataatatttaaaaaatatatgaattggGCATATGAGAAAAAAAGGAACTTTCTACGATGCCGTATCGAAGTAaagataattatattatttatattaaaacaaaaatataaaacagcATTAAGTTTAATTGAAAGATTATTAAAAGAAGTAAAGAAGGTGGATGATAAAGCATTGTTGCTTGAGCTATATATTGTAGAaaccaaaatatatatgttactTAAAAATTCTACAAAAATGAAAGCTTCATTAACATTTGCTAAGAATATAGCTAATACAATAAATActgctatatatattaatagtgAAATAGACTTATTATCtggaatattatatatatatgaaaaggATTATAGAagtgcatatatttatttatacgaATGTTATGAAAccttatatacatatatatataatagccAGAATAACACTCTCGattttttaagtaaaaaacataatgaCTTTTATTCAgttattatacataatattattaatactaGTACAATATCTTCTCAGAACAGAACTAAAAGTATAAGCCAGATTAGTCCATTtctattatcattttacaccttttatgaatattatgACTGCAGTAACAGTTTGTTAAACATTGATGAAATGAATTTGTTGTCGAATAAtgttaatttaatatatagtgATATTGCGTGTAACATAAGTACAAGTTATCAAGAACTTGAAGAAGGAAAAATGTATTGTATAACTAACCCAATTGAATTAAACTATGAGTTGATAAACAATTTGACAATAGATAATTATGGGAACTTGTTGGAATTGACTTCTTCCAATGCTGGTGATATGCgtgaaaataatagtaataagaGCCctgttttcattttccctgaaaataacaatataaatgGCAATTTTGgcttaaatttaaatatcgaaaatttaaaacttATTGTGCCTTTGAAATATATGCTACTTTGCAAAATATtggaagaaaataatagaaaagACATAAATACCATTTTATGTGAAAAcaacaaattaaattatataccaAACAAAGAgatacaaatattattagaCATATCTAAATGTTACGAAAATAGGACATtagatatatttgaaaatgtaataaaatacaatattttcCTTATCAACATCGATaaagttatatataattacttAAAAGAGTTATATGAGTTGTTgctagaaaaaaatatattaaaaattattgaaGCATATAGTTGCATTGATTTAAACTACATAGGTCAAAAGTTAAACctagatataaataaaattatctCCAAATTATCAGAAATGATAttagataaaaaattaaatggaACACTAGATCAGAATGCTGGTATTCTCATCTTGTATGACGATATGCCAGATACAAAAATGTATCAAAATGttttagaaataataaacaactTAACCGAATCAGTCGACATACTATATCAAAAGGCTCAACTGACCATATAAGAATCTTGATAAAAGGAGTTGAAATTGTTTCGATACATTTTCCATTCttctaaatttttataaacaattGGACTcgattatttaaatattgaggctttgaaaaaaatgttatttattcttttcgttgttattattttttcaagcGAACTCCCCTAAAACAGTTTTATATTAAGTCCATGTTTATTCacttcatatatatatgaatatatattttttttcctttaatttttccatatatactttttacgatttatatatttttacgtTTTTCTGTGGAAACATAGTTTCTCTCActttacataatttttttaaaacaaacgTATTTAGAAACGTCGTCAAATTAAACAAATACACATGTATATGCATGCACGCATATATGATtaaatatcatttttgACAATATGATTGCCTAATGATGTTAGCAGtttattacatttattttaggATAATTActgattattttttatgagtatattttaatattgaaaataattttatttttaatatatattttggcaaatttataaaattagtaAAGTTTTTTGCTTACACTAAAAAATACGTTATAAGGCAAAGGGAATGGGAAAAAACGAAGCAAAATAATTGTGTATAATTAacagatatatataaatacatttgtGTGTTATATGTACAAAATGGAGTATAAACATAAACAATTGAATGGAATAGATGTATAAGggtatttgttttaaaagGAATTTGTAGACATATGTTACTACAATTTTTTGTCTACTCAAGGAACCAAAACATTGGCCCTTCTCCCTTAGACCCATCGGTTCTTTTAGGCATCCATGGGAATGAacttgatttatttttgataatataattacttccatatatacacatagaagaataaaatataacaaacgACCATAAGAACCAAACAATGGATACTTCTAATTTGTTAGCATCTCGTAAATGCTCAATACTTGGTACAATCCTTTGAGgttgtttttgttttaatctATTATACAAAGTTAATCTAAAAATATCTGTTCTTTCAGGACCATGAAAGCCAGATCctcttattttatttccacTTTTGCTTTCACTATTTAAATCATCTATTGTTATGACTTTTCCATGATATGAATGGTTTAAATAACTTAATATATCACCTGGACTTTTATCTAAAATTGGAGTTATAGCTTTGGTTTTTTCAACAGGccttataatatttaataaattcgTAGGTGCAATGTATTTCCATTGGTTAAAATCATGCCATTTTCCTAAATATATGTGATTTCCTGCAAACTTTTTTGCCGATAAATTAAACAATCCAGATGCCATTCTTCCGTTCGCATATATATGgttaatataattgaaCTTGTGATAACTTTTGCAAATTATTGACTTTGTAACCTTCTCCCCTTTCTACtcttaatattaatgaataattatttgtacTTTTATGGAACATACATGAGATAAGCAAatgctatatattttaaaataaaattaaagcaAGTTGGCGAATATgcttcaaaaatattttatcattaaaattGGTCAAAATAAGTAAccatgaatatatttataaaaatatacatatgagTTACTCAAACatggtaaaaaatatatatgctttataatttttcattataaaatCTGAATGAAGGAATGtgttatatttgtttagtATATTACCCATCTTTttcttataataatatattatttttcttggacgtatacatttttgactatttaaaatattctttgaacgtaaaaaaatagtaatatattttaattatattatatataaatgtgaaaaatataaataaaagtcATTCATAGTATGATGGGAAAAAGTATGATAAATTAGTGATTGAACTGggaattattaataaatgaaaaattagtacttttatttatatataactatttttttaattatctATAAGTTTATTgggatatttttttataagtgcacgttatttttatataaagttgtgtaaaaaaagtaataaataaattcgtatttattgaaaattGGTATCAAGAAAAGTGTAATACATGTTTATCcatgtataaataataattataaacaaatataaaacattagTCAtataatggaaataaaatgtgttaatatgaaaaaaaattaacaatttttgtttaatgtGTATACAAACTATGCAAAGTACGCGGTAAATTTTTCAggtgaaaataattacctttattatgaataaaaGTTTTAGGAActtatcataataatataaaatattttcaaatgtaaaaaacatatttataatttaaattatttttattttttacggGTATGTACCACAAGAAAGTTCGCGTGTGAATTGTctgctatatatataggatgaattattctttttgttttaaagtGGCAaagttttgaaaaaaatatataaaaagggaatataaataggaataaaattatatatgtgcgaatgtaaaattaaaaaattaaaagcaTTATTAGGATGTGTAAAAAATGgttaaatacaaataaggGGAAAGaaattcatattatattcagattttatttattatttgaattacAAGTGCAAgaagtatatatacatataaatttgaaaaaaccTAAGTATTGTTAAAATCGTATACAAACTTAGAAACAtccaaatttaaaatattaacatatGCATTATCTTCAAAGAAATGTTTAACACTTGGGAAAGTTCTGCCTCGATCACTATTAACaaattcttttatataagtACCGGATTCAGCtaacaaatataacaaagaaaaatgtttatgaatataaactaatttaaattcatatatttttctttttctattaATTAATCCTCTTCTATGAAGTACTCTTATTGGTGTTTTTTGGgcaatatttaatatgcaATCATCACagttttcataatttaatacttgtttattaattttggttattttttctttagtCATTACACACGAATGATATATGATGCATTTGTATGCTTTTTTCCTATCCTCTCCAAATTTCATAacctttttaattaattcatAATTTGTACTAAAAGCAATATTACTGAATTTTACATCCACGAAACTGCTAATACTGTAAGAgggtttattatttaatatgtgagagttatcatttataatatttttatctttagtGTTATTAGCTTTGGGAACAAAAACTGCATTACTATCAAATTGGGCATTATAATTGGGATCAGACTTTTCGTCATCATTTGCACtataatttatgttatCGTTTTTGTCCACATTTGTGGTATTatcctttttaataatttcctCAAATAGTAGCACTTCGATTTCCTTGTTATAATTAGTATTTACATGTAAAtttgctatatttttatctttcaaaaatatatccttTGATTTTTCTGCTAAGATGCTTCCAATATCGAggtcatataaatatacagcATTTTGcctatttaataatacataaCATGCATTAATAAGGTTTACTGGGGGAGTTATAATACTTTCTTTTTGATGTGTAACTTGATTTAGTGAATTAtgtccttttttattatactgttttaataaatgaaataattctTGAACAGTTTTCCgttgaaatatattagtaGTGTTGTTATGTGGTTCTATGTTATTaagtttaataaaaaataaataaaaatttaaaaaagaaaaccttgtttcttttaaagtaaaaagaaaaggtCGACCTATATTCATCATTCTGACATCTTTGTCTTCTCTTCCAGCAGCCATAAATGCAAATGTGGAAGATGGGAATACTTTTGCAAAAATTTCATAAATGCATTCCTCTACTGATATTTGAGATACAgatgaattatttattaaccATTTTGTTTGAGAACAattcttattatatttattataatatccaaaaatacataaattattaatagaaatatatatatctatattgAAATTTAAATTGGCATCAGAAGAATTTGTCTTCATGTCGTCATTTTGtatgaaattatttatatcttcaGCATGATAATCTAATAAAGGATGGTCTTcgtttaaaatattaaaaatatcgaTTTTTTGATCAttactatttattaatttttttttttttgcattaaattttctatcatcattttcaacATCACTACTATCATTGGGGTAGACTGTTTtaccattattattaatgttGCGATTATtggaattattaatattattatttctgtGGTCATTGCCAATTTTTTCGTGATGAGCATCATTGGctgtattattataatcgAAGGAGTATATGTCAAAAACTAATGTggaatttttatacaagCTGGTAATAAATTTGATCATATCATCATTCAAGTctaataatgtaaatatttttttatagaatgttaaataaacataaattaaGGTATAagtaaatgatatatatatattatttctgactgtgttattttttatttttgtttttataacaatatgatcttttattttttcataaattttttgaaatgaTTCTAAGGTGATAtcttgtatatttttaatatctttccctatatataaatataagaaaaataatattatatcaacattatttaaaagattATGAGCGACATTTATagcattattaatattttggataatttgttttctttCTTGTGCACCCAATGTAAgcttatttttcattaaatcattatgaaaatgactttttttattatataacattattaAATCGATATTGTGTAAACCATTACACAATTTACACAAATGCATATTGATATAAGCCTTTTGATGAGAATTTCCATACTcattttgcatattttcattttctttattaagATATTGAAGAAATTGttccatattattatctagGTAATACGAATTTCCTTTgcttgtatttttttcatggCAATCATTTTCCATACAATCGTTGCTTTtgtctttttcatttttgcCTTCACATTCGCTATCACAAATATAATCGCTTAAAAAGTATCTGTCAAAATATAAGAGATCGTGATTGCTACCATTTTCGTTTGATATAAAACACCGAAAACATGTATTAGTCattctgttttttttatgggTAAATTAATGGGAGAAAAACGTAGACAACAAAATTAACTGAGCTTATATAACACTAATATAAGCCCCGATCGATAGAGgagcatatatataggtGTGTGATTTGTTCACATATATTTGGGCAAAtgttaaattttcaaattttatttgataccGTTTGTGGTATTTTAcgaaacaaatatataaattccTTTATACGAATTTGagtttcatattttaattttttttgcattttagatgtatttaatataaaatttaacaaaaaaataattaagatgcatattttatatgattatGTATACATTGTTAATGTGTGGTagggaaaatatatataaacaaaaaatagaataaaagaaaaaaagataaatggGATATAAACTTGTTTGTTTGTGTTTCAACATTGAAAAcacacaaataaatattaaatataatagaaaaatatatcaaatatgaaaaacaaacaaataacaatataatttattttttatatcgttttttttaaccCAAGTATAAATGCTCCTCTCCCATTTCATATAGTATaagatttttttatatttttgtaaggATTCTTTTTCACCATtcttcataaaaatttctTATTATTAACTTTTAATATGTGGCTTATTACTATCCCTTTTAATCATCCtaaatttatacatatttaagaatatattttttaaatatacgTGTTTACAGGTATCTCTATTCTTGTATAATTGCAAATAAACATGCACATACAAGCCATGGCAAATAACATAcctaataaataataattaaccACGAATTCGACATTAAAACTTAATACAAATAGTTTTAAagcatttttatatatacaggatttacctttttttaaataaattaaattaaaatataaagtttGCTATTTCCTGTGTGATTAAGGGAAAACATTATGCTTTTTAGGAGCacatataaagaatatatacatattctTACACATATATGCCGATTCTTATGTTccatatattaaaacaagTTTTAACCCATtaaaaatcataaaaaataaaaaacaaaacaagGTGTATagtttgaattatttttacaaaatatatagcatCTGAAATATTGAATCTTTAGTTCCatctattaaatttattatcatgcgaagtaataatttaataaatcaaGAGCTAGATATGTTTTCCTATAAAGACCCTGAATTGTGGAACGATGAAAACATCTATGATGAAACCCAAGCGCCGTGGTTTTATCATATTAACAACCGTAATAAAGAATCAAAAagcaatataatatatatataatttaacatataaatatacaactAAGTACTACATTATGTGAATAAAGGAATATATAtctgc
This window contains:
- a CDS encoding U1 small nuclear ribonucleoprotein C, putative gives rise to the protein MTEYWVSSKKHYCETCNCWLSGHKLNIKNHEKSARHIENFRKLLNESYKRKEEETKEQKFIEQELKKLENIEKQFRSNLNNNGGNSINPSSNISTPKPNLSKPYDNRKAINNNKIYHRSFNKNYKSNNSNNLNSTGRYSSNYNSSNTNTWVLMVHEHTGCLVFFNMLTNEVSYEKPQNFVYENIQASEKFTAENGWFKYFDYNSYSNYYYNIYKQLSIWEYSEKTISNLANFMKICNQNAGENTNIVNHAEYFENVSNILGENIVDKEKGGKKVSIPVKPIIEKKKKELHNNNLSNDINNTTSNIKIDQMFQYDSHNKSASEYGENCVRNDVKNEVEAENNNETDIDKNIKSANEGIPNLLQQNDESSKPGMWEVVENDEIKTISEENIENIFYKIKTKEELENEEIKEIEDNLEKEYSNFNEFYVKKKQLENKELYLSQEFKFVNKPIYKKAIDKNDNKKVDFAKRNIKPKQAKKKIT
- a CDS encoding 26S proteasome regulatory subunit RPN6, putative, producing MEAFAEIENAYKEIEDEIIRSVDSLCDGNYLKIKDEVIMPLMSDSLIEKIIILNRHINDNSNPEEFEKKVTNEKVMQINDKLIYLLCDYYINKEDIDNLINFTTSNENYFSVLPQAKTAKLIRNIVEKISKKIRNISTLYIIFKKYMNWAYEKKRNFLRCRIEVKIIILFILKQKYKTALSLIERLLKEVKKVDDKALLLELYIVETKIYMLLKNSTKMKASLTFAKNIANTINTAIYINSEIDLLSGILYIYEKDYRSAYIYLYECYETLYTYIYNSQNNTLDFLSKKHNDFYSVIIHNIINTSTISSQNRTKSISQISPFLLSFYTFYEYYDCSNSLLNIDEMNLLSNNVNLIYSDIACNISTSYQELEEGKMYCITNPIELNYELINNLTIDNYGNLLELTSSNAGDMRENNSNKSPVFIFPENNNINGNFGLNLNIENLKLIVPLKYMLLCKILEENNRKDINTILCENNKLNYIPNKEIQILLDISKCYENRTLDIFENVIKYNIFLINIDKVIYNYLKELYELLLEKNILKIIEAYSCIDLNYIGQKLNLDINKIISKLSEMILDKKLNGTLDQNAGILILYDDMPDTKMYQNVLEIINNLTESVDILYQKAQLTI
- a CDS encoding ubiquitin-40S ribosomal protein S27a, putative, which gives rise to MKILINIPYDGSLCIESSDVNTIKNVKEQISELKGIPCDSQKLYKNGRLLEDEDIIEVDQCEYEYTIDLNFSLLGGGKKKKKKVYKKPKKEKHKKKKVKLAILKFYKVGDDGKVFRLKKQCNNCVPGTLMASHFNRDYCGRCHLTIMKK